A section of the Veillonella criceti genome encodes:
- a CDS encoding S-layer homology domain-containing protein — translation MKQKNKQILAVLVLSAVSSLWGNYAVYGESADYVVVNSTENKPVATGNNSVAVGANTKADKENSLALGNGAKAKAVRSIATGTSAEIDEVAANAIALGFGANVVRDSDYSDNLSNAGKAKTSGQNAIAIGTNAHTSGSQAIAVGTNANALGYNSLAIGNGVSATEDSSTVIGDGAWGHGVKSTAYGQNAKVYNASIEIDAKELKAKIDNLRIDNQQYAAGLDDLENHGGNAVAIGGDTKASGWGASALGYKAYALHSQTTALGDDAKAMNQADSAVGTHSYASGGQATALGNGAEALGNRSAALGAGAAATGNYALAAGWGAGASGKNAIALGTSTKSVKSWYTKGGETSTYATELAQWNASGDYSVAVGTDALASASDSVAVGRNATSTATDTVAIGHEAKSTDTNSVAIGRSAESSKANGVALGYNAKSSVESGVALGSESVASREALQNVSVTNTASAANNQVYGAANSTETAKAAIAATVKGNLGAVSVGSDSATRQITHVAAGSEDSDAVNVAQLKSVETSVREYVNANAVDVKQGNGIIVTETPAGTDEKGNATKHTFTVSLAEDIRNSITNNTNNITKLGDQVSTIGDQVTVFGNQVTINTGDIKDLKSQVTNNTQTINTHTEQINDLSNRVNGVDGRINSLDNRMDKVGAGAAALAGLHPLDFNPDDKWSFSVGYGNYGNANAMAVGAFYRPNEDVMVNVASSMGNGENMISAGLNFNIGQSSGVSRSRVAMAKEIETLKARIDQLEAQQRSGAVNNVGQTSTALDVNFPDVPENHWAYAYVKTLADKGLLVGYPDGEFKGDQSMTRYEFAAVIYRALQNGAFIDGNMARATEEFAQEMVAVEKADRFRVDLVHGKPSDRYKVERVRVNSEDRESRDVYGGYTKM, via the coding sequence ATGAAACAAAAAAATAAACAAATACTTGCAGTGTTAGTATTGAGTGCCGTGAGTTCTTTGTGGGGGAACTATGCAGTATATGGGGAAAGTGCTGACTATGTAGTGGTAAATTCTACTGAGAATAAACCTGTAGCGACTGGTAATAATAGTGTGGCAGTAGGAGCAAATACTAAAGCTGACAAAGAAAATTCCTTGGCATTAGGGAATGGCGCTAAGGCGAAAGCAGTTCGTAGCATTGCTACAGGTACATCTGCAGAGATAGATGAAGTTGCAGCTAATGCTATTGCTCTTGGTTTTGGGGCTAATGTGGTTAGAGATTCAGATTATAGTGATAATCTTTCAAATGCTGGTAAAGCTAAGACTAGTGGTCAAAATGCCATTGCCATTGGAACTAACGCCCATACGTCAGGAAGTCAAGCTATAGCTGTAGGGACTAATGCTAATGCATTGGGGTACAATTCACTGGCCATCGGCAATGGAGTAAGTGCCACTGAAGATAGTTCAACTGTCATTGGCGATGGTGCTTGGGGGCATGGCGTAAAAAGTACTGCATATGGACAAAATGCGAAGGTGTACAATGCTAGCATTGAAATTGATGCGAAGGAGCTAAAAGCTAAAATTGATAATCTGCGAATTGATAATCAACAGTATGCAGCTGGTCTAGACGATTTAGAAAACCATGGTGGTAATGCTGTAGCCATTGGTGGTGATACAAAAGCATCTGGCTGGGGGGCTTCGGCACTTGGATATAAAGCCTATGCTTTACACAGCCAAACTACTGCCTTAGGTGATGACGCAAAAGCAATGAATCAGGCAGACAGTGCTGTTGGGACCCATAGTTATGCGTCTGGTGGGCAAGCTACTGCCTTGGGAAATGGTGCTGAAGCCTTAGGAAATCGGTCTGCTGCCTTAGGGGCTGGTGCTGCGGCTACAGGTAATTATGCTTTGGCCGCTGGTTGGGGGGCTGGAGCGAGTGGTAAAAATGCTATTGCCCTTGGAACTTCTACCAAAAGTGTAAAAAGCTGGTATACTAAAGGCGGTGAAACCAGTACATATGCGACTGAATTGGCTCAATGGAATGCATCTGGTGACTACTCCGTTGCTGTTGGTACTGATGCATTAGCAAGTGCAAGTGATTCTGTGGCTGTAGGGCGTAATGCTACATCCACGGCTACTGATACTGTAGCCATTGGGCATGAAGCGAAAAGTACCGATACTAATAGCGTGGCGATTGGGCGTAGTGCAGAGAGTTCAAAAGCTAATGGTGTGGCCCTAGGATATAATGCAAAAAGTTCCGTAGAGAGTGGCGTCGCTCTAGGCAGTGAATCCGTAGCGAGTCGTGAGGCGTTACAAAATGTGAGTGTAACTAATACAGCCTCTGCCGCAAATAATCAAGTCTATGGAGCAGCTAATAGCACTGAAACAGCTAAGGCAGCTATTGCAGCCACTGTAAAAGGCAATCTAGGTGCCGTTTCAGTAGGCAGTGATTCAGCGACTCGTCAAATTACTCATGTCGCAGCAGGTTCAGAAGATAGCGATGCTGTCAATGTGGCGCAATTAAAATCTGTAGAAACTTCTGTAAGAGAATATGTAAATGCTAATGCAGTAGATGTAAAACAAGGCAATGGCATTATTGTAACAGAAACGCCAGCCGGTACAGATGAAAAAGGCAATGCTACAAAGCATACCTTTACAGTTTCACTAGCTGAAGATATAAGAAATTCCATTACCAATAATACAAATAATATTACAAAGCTTGGTGATCAAGTAAGTACTATAGGCGATCAAGTGACTGTGTTCGGGAACCAAGTGACGATTAATACTGGCGATATTAAGGATTTAAAATCACAAGTAACTAATAATACACAAACTATTAACACTCATACTGAACAGATTAATGATTTGAGTAATCGTGTTAATGGTGTAGATGGACGTATTAATAGTCTTGATAATCGTATGGATAAAGTCGGTGCTGGTGCAGCTGCACTTGCTGGTTTACATCCATTAGACTTTAATCCTGATGATAAATGGAGTTTCTCTGTAGGCTATGGTAATTATGGCAATGCGAATGCTATGGCAGTGGGTGCGTTCTATCGCCCAAATGAAGATGTGATGGTTAATGTGGCATCTTCCATGGGTAATGGAGAAAATATGATTTCCGCAGGCCTTAATTTCAACATTGGTCAAAGCAGTGGTGTATCTCGTTCCCGTGTAGCCATGGCTAAGGAAATTGAAACTCTCAAGGCTCGTATTGATCAATTGGAAGCACAACAACGTTCTGGGGCTGTGAATAATGTAGGGCAAACTAGCACTGCCTTAGATGTAAATTTCCCAGATGTGCCAGAGAATCATTGGGCGTATGCCTATGTGAAAACATTGGCTGATAAAGGCTTATTAGTAGGCTATCCAGATGGTGAGTTTAAAGGTGATCAATCTATGACTCGCTATGAGTTTGCTGCTGTTATTTATCGAGCCTTACAAAATGGTGCTTTTATTGATGGTAATATGGCTCGTGCTACGGAAGAATTCGCTCAAGAAATGGTGGCCGTTGAAAAAGCAGATCGCTTCCGTGTGGATTTAGTTCATGGTAAACCAAGTGATCGTTATAAAGTAGAACGTGTTCGTGTGAATAGCGAAGATAGAGAAAGCCGTGATGTGTATGGCGGTTATACGAAAATGTAG